One segment of Pseudanabaena sp. ABRG5-3 DNA contains the following:
- the mfd gene encoding transcription-repair coupling factor, which produces MTFTAVLESIARSQIATKIGDKLKTAKSISLSGLSRLGKGLISTHLCQQQTKPLLIVTATVEEATRWALQLQSMSWRVYLYQPLDTFPYEPAQIDLETAWTRIEILAELLAKPQPNLAIATTINALQPHLPSTQVFQKHSLYLNIGDSQSVKLLAESLARLGYAEVKEVKESKQWSRKGFSFEVFPVNRNLPVRLSCNRGTVEKIREFDPTNPKSFTDLSSIAIAPVDLHEFNSSHRATLLNYLPKNFIVALDEPEQCQSYSDRWYEAAEELYQNQYSQADTPKLHWDFAKCMTEAKKFQTLQLSERSLKPKANIFDFASASIPIVPHQFDQIASLIREYLKSEYQVTLISAQPLRVATLLKEYDCIANFVSSPDDLQSIARIQKAGKPVILKYSGLTEMQGFVLPSCKLVLLTDRELFGQQLLSSPTFVHPSRMNTAKSVNPDELNVGDYVVHRKYGIGKFTRFETIEVKGEKQPHYIVEFADGKTAVAIAQENEKILSRYRSASNKQPKLHSIANTKGWDNALSKCQKEIYKLARDLLQLYVRRANLVGYAFPPDTDWQQEMEDSFPYQLTPDQVKAVQDVKQDMESDRPMDRLVCGDVGFGKTEVAVRAIFKAVCAGKQVALLAPTTILAQQHFHTLQTRFAAYPFTVEIVNRFRPAKERKQVLQLVADGQVQVIVGTHQLLSKDVEFHDLGLLVIDEEQRFGTLQKEKIKAMKGDVDLLTLSATPIPRTLYAALSGVREMSVIATPPPSRRSIQTHLSAYDATLVKTAIRHELDRGGQVFYVVPRIEGIDAIAVSLKAMLPNVRLAIAHGQMQESELEAAMVAFNNNDADILLCTTIIESGLDIPRVNTIVIEDAHKLGLAQLYQLRGRVGRAGIQAHAYLLYPPNLELTDSAKRRLDAIQEFSQLGSGYQLAMRDMEIRGLGDLLGEEQSGQADVIGFALYMDLLQEYINELRGKILPEVADTELQLPRLVAFIPDTYIKDSETKINAYLTLAKVKSKEEIVKLAAVWGGLYGALPEETQVLLRVMELKLVARQVGVFRIYASEDGRDLFLESKLTDSLWELLHAKIPIEFYYRFSFEKGRIKITSLALLPGDKQVHFLIEWLGCFLS; this is translated from the coding sequence ATGACCTTCACAGCAGTCCTTGAGAGTATAGCCCGATCGCAAATCGCCACAAAAATAGGCGATAAACTCAAAACAGCCAAAAGCATATCCCTATCAGGACTATCCCGCTTAGGCAAAGGACTGATTAGCACCCACCTATGCCAACAACAAACCAAACCATTACTCATCGTCACCGCCACCGTCGAAGAAGCAACCCGATGGGCTTTACAACTCCAGTCAATGTCATGGCGAGTCTATCTATATCAACCCCTTGATACATTTCCCTACGAACCAGCCCAAATCGATTTAGAAACCGCTTGGACAAGGATTGAGATATTAGCGGAATTGCTTGCCAAGCCACAGCCTAACCTAGCGATCGCCACAACCATTAATGCTCTACAACCCCATTTACCATCCACTCAAGTCTTCCAAAAACATAGCCTCTATCTCAATATCGGTGATTCGCAATCGGTTAAATTACTTGCCGAGTCTTTAGCAAGATTAGGATATGCAGAAGTCAAAGAAGTAAAGGAATCAAAACAATGGAGCCGCAAAGGATTTAGTTTTGAAGTTTTTCCAGTTAATCGAAATCTACCAGTGCGCCTAAGCTGCAATCGCGGTACTGTCGAGAAAATCAGAGAGTTTGACCCCACTAACCCCAAAAGCTTCACTGACCTATCCAGCATCGCGATCGCCCCTGTCGATTTACATGAGTTTAACTCATCTCATAGAGCCACATTACTGAATTACTTACCCAAAAACTTTATTGTCGCCCTTGATGAACCCGAACAATGTCAGAGCTACAGCGATCGCTGGTACGAAGCTGCGGAAGAACTTTATCAAAATCAATATTCTCAAGCCGATACACCGAAACTGCATTGGGACTTTGCTAAGTGCATGACTGAGGCGAAGAAGTTTCAGACGCTTCAACTTAGTGAGCGATCGCTTAAACCCAAAGCTAATATTTTTGATTTTGCGAGTGCCTCTATTCCCATCGTTCCCCATCAGTTTGACCAGATTGCATCGCTGATTCGTGAATATCTCAAATCGGAATATCAAGTCACCCTGATTTCAGCACAACCTTTGCGCGTAGCAACTTTGCTCAAGGAGTATGACTGCATTGCTAACTTTGTCAGTAGTCCTGATGATTTGCAGTCAATTGCGCGAATTCAGAAAGCTGGTAAACCAGTGATTTTGAAATATTCGGGACTGACGGAGATGCAAGGTTTTGTTTTGCCTAGTTGCAAGCTGGTGCTCTTGACCGATCGCGAATTATTTGGACAGCAATTATTATCCTCACCAACCTTTGTGCATCCCTCACGGATGAATACGGCTAAGTCAGTTAATCCTGACGAGCTAAATGTGGGTGATTATGTCGTGCATCGTAAATATGGAATTGGCAAGTTTACGCGCTTTGAAACCATTGAAGTGAAAGGGGAAAAGCAACCGCATTACATCGTTGAGTTTGCTGATGGTAAAACTGCTGTGGCGATCGCGCAGGAAAATGAGAAGATCCTCTCCCGCTATCGCAGTGCTTCTAATAAACAGCCTAAGTTACATAGCATCGCCAATACAAAGGGCTGGGATAACGCGCTGAGCAAATGCCAAAAGGAGATTTACAAGTTAGCAAGGGATTTACTGCAACTCTATGTTCGCCGCGCTAATTTAGTTGGCTATGCTTTTCCGCCTGATACCGATTGGCAACAGGAGATGGAGGATTCTTTTCCCTATCAACTGACACCAGATCAGGTCAAAGCTGTTCAAGATGTGAAGCAAGATATGGAAAGCGATCGCCCAATGGATCGGCTAGTTTGTGGTGATGTCGGCTTTGGCAAAACTGAGGTGGCGGTGAGGGCAATTTTTAAGGCGGTATGTGCGGGTAAACAAGTGGCTTTGTTAGCTCCCACAACGATTCTGGCGCAACAGCATTTTCATACACTCCAAACTCGGTTTGCGGCTTATCCTTTCACGGTAGAAATCGTGAATCGGTTTCGCCCTGCGAAAGAGCGCAAGCAGGTTTTACAACTGGTTGCAGATGGTCAGGTGCAAGTCATTGTCGGTACGCATCAGCTTTTGTCTAAAGATGTTGAGTTTCACGATTTGGGTTTACTAGTAATTGATGAGGAGCAACGCTTTGGGACTTTGCAGAAGGAGAAAATCAAGGCGATGAAGGGGGATGTGGATTTATTGACTTTAAGTGCAACGCCGATTCCACGCACTCTCTATGCGGCTCTTTCTGGGGTACGGGAAATGAGTGTGATTGCGACTCCTCCTCCCTCAAGGCGATCGATTCAAACGCATTTGTCTGCCTATGATGCGACGTTGGTGAAAACGGCGATTCGTCATGAGTTAGATCGTGGTGGTCAGGTGTTTTATGTTGTGCCGCGTATTGAGGGGATTGATGCGATCGCTGTTTCTTTGAAAGCAATGTTACCGAATGTGAGATTGGCGATCGCGCATGGACAGATGCAAGAATCAGAGTTAGAGGCGGCGATGGTTGCTTTTAACAATAATGATGCGGATATTCTCCTCTGTACGACAATTATTGAGTCGGGTTTGGATATCCCGCGTGTGAATACGATTGTGATTGAGGATGCTCATAAGTTGGGTTTGGCGCAACTGTATCAATTGCGTGGTCGTGTTGGTCGGGCGGGGATTCAGGCTCATGCTTATTTGCTGTATCCGCCTAATCTTGAATTGACGGATTCAGCGAAGAGGAGATTGGATGCAATTCAGGAGTTTAGTCAGCTTGGTTCAGGCTATCAATTAGCGATGCGCGATATGGAGATTCGTGGTTTGGGGGATCTCTTGGGTGAGGAGCAGTCGGGTCAGGCGGATGTGATTGGCTTTGCGCTCTATATGGATTTGCTTCAGGAATATATTAATGAGTTACGGGGGAAGATTTTGCCTGAAGTTGCGGATACGGAGCTTCAGTTGCCGCGTTTGGTGGCTTTTATTCCTGATACTTACATAAAGGATAGTGAGACAAAGATTAATGCTTATTTGACTTTAGCAAAGGTGAAGTCGAAGGAAGAGATTGTCAAGTTGGCTGCGGTTTGGGGGGGTCTGTATGGGGCTTTGCCTGAAGAAACTCAGGTATTGCTCAGAGTGATGGAACTGAAGTTGGTGGCGCGTCAGGTTGGAGTGTTTCGCATTTATGCGTCGGAGGATGGGCGCGATCTGTTTCTGGAATCTAAGCTGACGGATTCGCTTTGGGAGTTGCTTCATGCCAAGATCCCGATTGAGTTCTATTATCGCTTCTCTTTCGAGAAGGGGAGAATTAAGATCACGAGTCTGGCTCTTCTGCCTGGGGATAAGCAGGTGCATTTCTTGATTGAGTGGTTAGGCTGTTTTTTGAGTTGA
- a CDS encoding HNH endonuclease — MSYVSVPLRRLVTQRAEEQCEYCRYPQAASFFTFEIEHIIAEKHDGITEADNLALACPCCNRFKGTDLGSIDPETKQLTPFFNPRMQQWSDHFRLEGGNILPLTPEGRVTAKILQFNLRERIIEREQLISIGKYPVL, encoded by the coding sequence ATGAGCTATGTATCAGTTCCCCTACGTCGGCTAGTCACCCAACGCGCTGAAGAACAGTGTGAGTATTGTCGATATCCTCAAGCAGCTTCATTCTTTACTTTTGAAATAGAACATATCATTGCTGAAAAACACGATGGTATTACCGAAGCCGATAATCTAGCTTTAGCTTGCCCTTGCTGCAATCGTTTCAAAGGCACTGACCTCGGTTCCATCGATCCTGAGACAAAGCAGCTAACTCCATTTTTTAATCCCCGTATGCAGCAGTGGTCAGATCACTTTCGCCTAGAAGGAGGAAACATTCTCCCCCTCACTCCTGAAGGACGTGTCACTGCTAAAATCCTCCAATTTAACCTTCGGGAACGTATTATCGAACGTGAACAACTCATTAGTATTGGCAAATATCCAGTACTCTAA
- a CDS encoding Uma2 family endonuclease, giving the protein MLAISQEPSRMSIKEYLEWEPQQDLRHEYINGEVFAMTGGTLAHNDITLNLYRTLYPQVRSRGCRINVADVKVQVTTNSPYYYPDVVVSCDPQDLNARKFIQSPTIIAEVLSPGTSARDRGEKFTNYLTIPSLQEYLLINSDKISVERYARGEGRMWLYYPYIAGDTINLSSLEFEFEIELLYEGIVF; this is encoded by the coding sequence ATGCTTGCCATATCTCAAGAACCATCCAGAATGTCTATTAAAGAGTACCTTGAATGGGAACCCCAGCAAGATCTCCGCCACGAATATATCAATGGTGAAGTATTCGCTATGACAGGAGGCACACTCGCCCACAATGACATCACCCTCAACCTCTACAGAACTCTATATCCCCAAGTGCGATCGCGTGGCTGTCGCATCAACGTCGCTGATGTGAAGGTGCAAGTTACGACCAATAGCCCCTATTACTATCCCGATGTCGTCGTCAGTTGCGATCCTCAAGATCTCAACGCCCGTAAATTTATCCAAAGTCCGACTATAATTGCCGAAGTTCTCTCCCCTGGAACCAGTGCCAGAGATCGCGGTGAGAAATTTACCAATTACCTCACCATCCCTAGCTTACAAGAATATCTACTCATCAATTCCGACAAAATATCAGTAGAACGCTACGCACGCGGCGAAGGCAGAATGTGGCTATATTATCCCTATATTGCTGGCGATACAATTAACTTATCAAGTCTTGAATTTGAGTTTGAGATCGAGCTTCTCTATGAAGGGATTGTATTTTAA
- a CDS encoding tetratricopeptide repeat protein produces MNNPSEQIGKDKLDVTISGDNNRVVFSQDGSIHIEKSQAESETQQSVTVKVERVYENLGRRGIVAEQFKGREDDLDRLHQLLKNNSQVAITAAVTGMGGVGKTELAIQYARKYLTTYQGGVGWFPARDFAIKLVEFARCQFDNIVIPDGVSLEAQVATCWRQWMHGEVLLVIDDVIDYQQEVQPYLPENSRFKALLTSRLKFHDPIESLDLEILQPNAAIELLEFLIGKDKIQAKLEDAKKICEWLGYLPLGLELIGRYVADERLTLAEMLEELQEIRLQHPALEDANYAAMTGRFGLRDALNLSWQKLDQKVRLLACVLSIFALSPIDWQLVERLYQNWLGEDFNKIELRKLRTDLLKRSLLKGQETFGLHQLIREFLRDRLEDLTEKEGAKQAFVKLMLTETELICFEPSLNIVEAASEIVPHLKEITNNLIDYLTDEELLKPFIRLSWFYHGQGLYEEAKPWLHQYQKIGENRYGTNHVDMALGINDLGIIYSDQGNYKQTKVFFERALEIRKQILGEEHPDIAESLDNLASLYCDQGKYEESEPLHLQALAMRKRLLGEEHPDVTFSLNNLATLYSIQGKYEEAEPLFLQALAMRKRLLGEEHPDVAFSLNELATHYSSQGKYEEAEPLFLQALAMRKRLLGEEHPYVALSLNELASLYSSQGKYEEAEPLFLQALAMRKRLLGEEHPYVAFSLNNLATLYSSQGKYEEAEPLFLQALAMRKRLLGEEHPDVARNIYDLAELHFHQEHYNEATPLYKQALELQRNLLNNDHPDIAYSLNNLAKSYCLECRYDEAEPLYIEALGLCQIIWGEEHPNTVKVRENLEDCRSRLRAEE; encoded by the coding sequence ATGAATAATCCTTCTGAACAAATTGGTAAAGATAAGCTAGATGTAACTATCTCTGGCGACAATAATCGGGTTGTTTTTTCTCAGGATGGATCGATTCATATTGAGAAAAGTCAGGCTGAATCAGAAACTCAGCAATCTGTAACCGTCAAAGTTGAAAGAGTATATGAGAATTTAGGTCGTAGGGGAATTGTAGCAGAACAGTTTAAAGGGCGAGAGGATGATTTAGATAGACTTCATCAATTATTAAAAAATAATTCCCAAGTTGCGATTACTGCGGCGGTGACGGGAATGGGAGGCGTGGGTAAAACTGAATTAGCGATTCAATATGCTAGAAAATATCTAACCACATATCAGGGGGGCGTGGGTTGGTTTCCAGCTAGAGATTTTGCGATTAAATTAGTGGAATTTGCCCGTTGTCAGTTTGATAATATTGTTATTCCTGATGGAGTAAGTTTAGAAGCACAGGTAGCTACTTGTTGGCGACAATGGATGCACGGTGAGGTTTTATTAGTAATTGATGATGTCATAGACTATCAACAGGAAGTACAACCTTATTTACCTGAAAACTCTCGATTCAAGGCATTACTGACTAGCCGATTAAAATTTCATGATCCTATTGAATCTTTAGATTTAGAAATATTACAACCCAATGCAGCTATAGAATTACTAGAGTTTTTGATTGGTAAGGACAAAATACAAGCAAAATTAGAAGATGCTAAGAAAATCTGTGAATGGTTAGGTTATTTGCCTTTGGGGTTAGAGTTGATAGGGCGGTATGTGGCAGATGAAAGACTAACTTTGGCTGAAATGTTAGAGGAATTGCAAGAAATACGTCTACAACATCCCGCATTAGAAGACGCAAATTATGCGGCAATGACAGGTCGATTTGGGTTAAGAGATGCTCTTAATTTGAGTTGGCAAAAGTTAGATCAGAAAGTACGATTATTAGCTTGTGTCTTGAGTATTTTTGCTTTATCTCCGATTGATTGGCAGTTAGTAGAGAGGTTGTATCAAAATTGGTTAGGAGAAGATTTTAACAAGATCGAGCTACGGAAATTGAGAACAGATTTACTAAAGCGCTCATTATTAAAAGGACAAGAAACCTTTGGTTTACATCAGTTAATACGGGAATTTTTACGAGATAGATTAGAGGATTTAACAGAAAAAGAAGGAGCTAAACAGGCTTTCGTAAAATTGATGCTTACTGAAACTGAATTAATTTGTTTTGAACCTTCTTTAAATATTGTTGAAGCTGCCAGTGAGATTGTCCCTCATTTAAAGGAAATCACCAATAATTTGATAGATTATCTTACAGATGAGGAATTGCTTAAACCTTTTATTCGATTAAGTTGGTTTTATCATGGGCAAGGGTTATATGAAGAAGCTAAACCTTGGCTACATCAATATCAAAAAATCGGGGAAAATCGGTATGGAACTAATCATGTTGATATGGCATTAGGTATTAATGATTTGGGGATTATTTATTCTGATCAAGGAAATTATAAGCAAACTAAAGTCTTTTTTGAACGAGCATTAGAAATTAGAAAGCAAATTTTAGGTGAAGAACATCCTGATATTGCTGAGAGCCTCGATAATTTAGCTTCTCTCTACTGCGATCAAGGCAAATATGAAGAATCTGAACCTTTGCATCTTCAAGCTTTAGCAATGAGGAAAAGATTATTAGGTGAAGAACATCCTGATGTCACATTTAGCCTCAATAATTTAGCTACTCTCTACTCAATTCAAGGCAAATATGAAGAAGCTGAACCTTTGTTTCTTCAAGCTTTAGCAATGAGGAAAAGATTATTAGGTGAAGAACATCCTGATGTCGCATTTAGCCTCAATGAGTTAGCTACTCACTACTCAAGTCAAGGCAAATATGAAGAAGCTGAACCTTTGTTTCTTCAAGCTTTAGCAATGAGGAAAAGATTATTAGGCGAAGAACATCCTTATGTCGCATTGAGCCTTAATGAATTAGCTTCTCTCTACTCAAGTCAAGGCAAATATGAAGAAGCTGAACCTTTGTTTCTTCAAGCTTTAGCAATGAGGAAAAGATTATTAGGTGAAGAACATCCTTATGTCGCATTTAGTCTCAATAATTTAGCTACTCTCTACTCAAGTCAAGGCAAATATGAAGAAGCTGAACCTTTGTTTCTTCAAGCTTTAGCAATGAGGAAAAGATTATTAGGTGAAGAACATCCTGATGTCGCAAGAAATATCTATGATCTGGCAGAATTACATTTTCATCAAGAACATTACAATGAGGCTACTCCTCTTTATAAACAGGCTTTAGAATTACAAAGAAATCTTCTAAACAATGATCATCCAGATATTGCTTATAGTCTTAATAATTTAGCAAAAAGTTATTGTCTTGAATGTCGTTATGATGAAGCAGAACCTTTATATATAGAGGCTTTAGGGCTTTGTCAAATAATTTGGGGCGAGGAACATCCTAATACAGTTAAAGTAAGAGAAAATTTAGAAGATTGTCGTTCTAGATTAAGGGCTGAAGAGTGA
- a CDS encoding caspase family protein: protein MAETFNHGYALLIGVGRSQYEKFSLPVTVKDTQAIYGALTDRDLCGYPQEQIRVLNNAEATRNGILQGLNWLKGKVESDREATAIVYYSGHGWVDKSDNRYYLLQHDVKPTKLAESALSAEVFTNVIREIEAERFLVVIDSCHAAGMATSKDADAELMDEFDGFERVAFSKGLIEDLKRGKGRVVFTSSEGHQESWILKDQSLSIYTFHFLEALQGAGNQAGDHVVRVSNLMNYLGRSVPETTRQVYNRDQTPHFDFDTGDFAIAMLRGGKGLSEKGWDEVESEAREKINQIIVGRDYQQIDISGDRNDVIFSQSGTINIKNQ, encoded by the coding sequence ATGGCTGAAACGTTTAATCATGGCTATGCTTTGTTGATTGGTGTGGGTCGGTCACAATATGAAAAGTTTTCTTTGCCTGTAACGGTTAAGGATACACAAGCGATTTATGGGGCGCTAACTGATCGAGATCTTTGTGGTTATCCTCAAGAGCAGATTCGGGTACTGAATAATGCAGAAGCTACTCGTAATGGCATTTTACAGGGTTTGAATTGGCTGAAGGGAAAGGTGGAATCTGACCGTGAGGCTACAGCAATCGTTTATTATTCGGGGCATGGATGGGTTGATAAGTCTGATAATCGCTACTATTTGCTACAGCATGATGTGAAGCCTACTAAGTTGGCTGAGTCGGCTTTGTCGGCTGAAGTATTTACAAATGTGATACGCGAGATTGAGGCTGAAAGGTTTTTGGTTGTGATTGATAGCTGTCATGCGGCGGGAATGGCGACTTCTAAGGATGCTGATGCCGAGTTAATGGATGAGTTTGATGGGTTTGAGCGTGTTGCCTTTTCTAAAGGGTTAATTGAGGATCTGAAACGGGGTAAGGGCAGGGTTGTGTTTACTTCTTCGGAGGGACATCAGGAGTCATGGATTCTCAAGGATCAATCGCTGAGTATCTATACGTTTCACTTTTTGGAGGCGTTGCAGGGGGCGGGTAATCAGGCTGGCGATCACGTGGTGCGGGTTTCTAATTTGATGAATTATTTGGGTAGGTCTGTGCCTGAGACAACGCGACAGGTTTACAATCGCGACCAAACGCCGCATTTTGATTTTGATACGGGTGATTTTGCGATCGCGATGTTGCGGGGTGGTAAGGGTTTGTCTGAGAAGGGTTGGGATGAGGTAGAATCTGAGGCAAGAGAGAAAATTAATCAAATTATAGTTGGAAGAGATTATCAACAGATCGATATTTCTGGTGATAGAAATGATGTTATTTTTTCTCAATCGGGAACAATTAATATTAAAAATCAATAG
- the topA gene encoding type I DNA topoisomerase yields the protein MKKLLLVESPSKCKTIQAILGSEWQVEASFGHFTELAKDGEDSLGFTMHKDTNKIECRYQLTEGKGQQVVSKLRAAVKNASEVVLATDGDREGEGIAWHLQQQLHLRNPKRAVYNQITPTAVKAAIANAHQLDLNLISAQRARQCLDRLIGFKVSPLVRRTSGGSSAGRVQSVALHIVCQREREINAFVPITYWSVWTEYAEGFTAFYAGSSEIEPVLDDQDVTDDAAEVNAESTVESKRVLSEAEAARIIQVARNHPHVVREATGVTAQKSPLPPFITSSLQQAASVRLGLSPEETMKVAQELFEGVDLPNGRKGLITYHRTDSTSLAPEFCAEVKEWLSKHDPDNVPKKTTRHREQANAQSAHEAIRPTYLSITPKTVRDHLSAKQHQLYELIWRRAVASQCANALIQKSRVIIQAGSTLWQTRGSILTFAGYTRYWNDLSKDKHIPALTSGQTLALANAGFTQKQTQPPARYSEAKLVQVLERQGVGRPSTFAAIVKTLKDRTYVLLKGKVLEPSALGMSTDDVLHKTFPDLLRADFTAGMETTLDEISVGKLEWQSYLIGWHQSYFQPMLARAYTNLGADLQPSDRKNELSDVACPACNHPLSKIPSKKVSGGHFLKCEHGCENLVMFWSDRRNQWEIPQPKGENAVTAEVTSFACPVCGKPLAKFPYTKDGVDKVMLKCADVQARQRKDHADVVFFWSSQEKWWSKKFGDLDEAAKPNLGKASTSKEKKTTQGKLKRSSSKVAKPSPKKLS from the coding sequence ATGAAAAAGCTGTTACTCGTTGAATCTCCATCTAAATGCAAAACCATTCAAGCCATCCTCGGCAGTGAATGGCAAGTGGAAGCTTCCTTTGGTCATTTTACGGAACTTGCCAAAGATGGTGAAGATAGCTTGGGCTTTACCATGCACAAGGATACCAACAAAATTGAATGTCGCTATCAATTGACGGAAGGTAAAGGGCAACAGGTAGTCTCCAAACTTCGTGCTGCTGTAAAGAATGCTTCAGAAGTGGTGCTGGCTACCGATGGCGATCGCGAGGGTGAGGGGATTGCTTGGCATTTACAACAGCAATTGCATCTGCGTAATCCTAAGCGGGCTGTCTATAACCAGATTACGCCCACGGCGGTTAAAGCTGCGATCGCCAATGCTCATCAGTTAGATTTGAACCTGATTTCGGCTCAGAGAGCGAGACAATGTTTAGACAGGTTGATTGGATTCAAGGTTTCGCCTTTAGTACGGCGGACAAGTGGCGGTAGCTCGGCGGGTCGGGTGCAGTCGGTGGCTTTGCACATCGTCTGTCAGCGCGAACGGGAGATTAATGCCTTTGTACCGATTACTTACTGGTCGGTATGGACGGAATATGCTGAAGGCTTCACCGCTTTTTATGCGGGTAGTAGTGAGATTGAACCTGTGCTTGACGATCAGGATGTCACCGATGATGCGGCGGAAGTGAATGCGGAATCCACGGTTGAGTCAAAACGAGTATTGTCAGAAGCAGAAGCTGCAAGAATTATTCAAGTGGCGCGTAATCATCCCCATGTTGTTCGTGAAGCTACGGGTGTCACTGCTCAGAAATCACCATTGCCGCCTTTCATCACCAGTTCGCTCCAGCAAGCTGCTTCTGTGAGATTAGGGCTATCGCCTGAAGAGACAATGAAGGTGGCTCAAGAGTTATTTGAGGGTGTCGATTTACCGAACGGTCGTAAGGGTTTGATTACCTATCACCGCACTGATAGCACTAGCTTAGCGCCTGAGTTTTGTGCTGAGGTGAAGGAATGGCTATCAAAACACGATCCTGATAATGTGCCTAAGAAAACTACTCGTCATCGCGAACAGGCGAATGCTCAATCTGCCCATGAAGCGATTCGTCCTACATATTTGAGTATTACTCCAAAAACGGTAAGAGACCATCTCAGTGCCAAACAACATCAACTCTATGAGTTAATCTGGCGCAGAGCCGTGGCTTCTCAATGTGCGAATGCTTTGATTCAAAAAAGTCGGGTGATTATTCAAGCTGGTTCGACGCTCTGGCAGACTAGGGGCAGTATTCTCACCTTTGCGGGTTATACGCGCTATTGGAATGATTTGAGTAAGGATAAACATATTCCTGCTTTAACAAGCGGTCAGACCTTGGCTTTGGCGAATGCAGGGTTTACTCAGAAACAAACTCAGCCTCCTGCTCGGTATAGCGAGGCGAAGTTAGTACAGGTGTTAGAGCGTCAGGGTGTGGGTAGACCGAGTACGTTTGCGGCGATCGTCAAGACGCTAAAGGATAGAACCTATGTGTTACTCAAGGGTAAGGTTCTCGAACCTTCGGCTTTGGGGATGTCTACGGATGATGTGTTGCATAAAACTTTTCCCGATCTACTCAGAGCCGATTTTACCGCAGGGATGGAGACGACTTTGGATGAAATCTCGGTGGGTAAGTTGGAGTGGCAGAGTTATTTGATTGGTTGGCATCAGTCTTATTTTCAGCCGATGTTGGCGCGGGCTTATACGAATCTCGGTGCGGATTTACAGCCAAGCGATCGCAAAAATGAGCTTTCGGATGTGGCTTGTCCTGCTTGTAATCATCCTCTCAGTAAGATTCCTTCTAAGAAGGTGAGTGGTGGGCATTTTCTCAAGTGTGAGCATGGCTGTGAGAATCTGGTGATGTTTTGGAGCGATCGCCGTAATCAGTGGGAGATTCCTCAACCGAAGGGTGAGAATGCAGTGACGGCGGAGGTTACTAGTTTTGCTTGTCCTGTCTGTGGTAAGCCTTTGGCTAAGTTTCCCTATACTAAGGATGGTGTGGATAAGGTGATGTTGAAGTGTGCGGATGTTCAGGCGCGGCAACGCAAGGATCATGCGGATGTGGTCTTTTTCTGGTCTTCTCAGGAGAAGTGGTGGTCGAAAAAGTTTGGTGATCTGGATGAGGCGGCTAAGCCGAATTTGGGTAAAGCTTCAACGAGTAAGGAGAAGAAAACTACTCAGGGAAAGCTAAAGCGATCATCGAGTAAAGTGGCTAAGCCTAGTCCGAAAAAGTTGTCTTGA